In the genome of Pogona vitticeps strain Pit_001003342236 chromosome 13, PviZW2.1, whole genome shotgun sequence, one region contains:
- the ERI2 gene encoding ERI1 exoribonuclease 2 isoform X1 — protein MATKRLARQLGIIRRLSKTSLSDQSRDRPKLRQLFSYLIVIDFESTCWNDNRKCYTQEIIEFPAVLLNTSNGEMESEFHAYVQPQEHPILSEFCTELTGITQNQVDEGVPLRICLSQFSKWIQKLQTEKNIIFSSSHSSGAASEGQLCAFVTWSDWDLGVCLHYECKRKQLRKPAILNSWIDLRATYKLFYSRKPQGLNNALQDVGIVFAGREHSGMDDSRNTARLAWRMIRDGCVMKITKSLDKVPPPKNSIARFLSLKATSGPLLGSKDGAETSCLEKNRKDEVATEMKNNKENQQQMLAPVRLRGDTHVLSKTKANEHDLVPSCLNLYAGKQKSSLGHFQPSSSNSLNIQNGLKNEHLISNVSADKPGLVLVPTVISTVNISNIDISTTSDCLSMLADWEDVPLISESQDDQSSESSNLMTDLNNETLLMAGERMEMNHSKVMNSASESVSEDVLNMETPKSIQYRSPDTTIYDTGMGSSKFSNSSEFKLPPPKANISSADASNCKNLFAHSSDAPKRKPSSPKYLPPAKKVPFAVYEDKDTTSSCNSSLHEVSFTVLKSSVNLNQSLRTTETGRVTPPLCKCGRRARRLSVSNGGPNHGKIFYSCPVGKQEGSKKSCGYFKWEHSLLKEKLTSPSTSNVRGLFCPRTSCSSSGNSQKRHLGLRPSMRT, from the exons ATGGCGACGAAGCGGTTGGCCAG ACAGCTTGGCATTATTAGAAGACTTTCCAAGACATCACTCAGTGACCAAAGTCGTGATAGACCCAAACTAC GGCAGTTATTCAGCTATTTAATTGTCATTGACTTCGAATCTACATGCTGGAATGATAACAGGAAATGTTACACTCAAGAAATAA TTGAATTTCCAGCAGTTTTATTAAATACCTCAAATGGAGAGATGGAATCTGAATTTCATGCATATGTCCAGCCTCAGGAACATCCAATTCTCTCTGAGTTTTGCACTGAACTAACTGGCATAACACAG aACCAAGTTGATGAAGGAGTCCCTCTGCGTATCTGTTTATCTCAGTTTTCCAAGTGGATTCAAAAGTTGCAAACGGAGAAGAACATTATTTTCAGCTCCAGTCATTCAAGTGGTGCTGCTTCAGAAGGCCAATTGTGTGCTTTTGTGACATGGTCAG ATTGGGACCTGGGAGTTTGCTTGCACTATGAATGTAAACGAAAACAGTTACGAAAGCCTGCCATTTTAAACTCTTGGATTGACCTCCGGGCAACTTACAAG CTCTTTTATTCTAGGAAGCCTCAAGGGTTAAATAATGCTCTGCAGGATGTAGGGATTGTATTTGCAGGACGGGAGCATTCTG GTATGGATGATTCCCGGAATACTGCTCGCCTTGCTTGGAGGATGATCCGTGATGGGTGTGTGATGAAAATCACTAAATCATTGGATAAG GTGCCTCCCCCAAAGAATTCTATTGCCAGATTTTTGAGTTTGAAAGCTACATCTGGCCCACTTTTGGGAAGCAAGGATGGGGCAGAAACGTCATGTTTagagaagaacagaaaagatGAAGTTGccacagaaatgaaaaataacaaagaaaatcaACAGCAAATGCTCGCTCCTGTGCGTTTACGTGGGGATACCCACGTTCTCTCAAAAACCAAGGCAAACGAGCATGATCTGGTCCCAAGCTGCTTGAATCTCTATGCTGGAAAGCAAAAGTCTTCTCTTGGCCATTTTCAGCCTTCCTCCTCTAACTCTTTGAACATCCAGAATGGGCTAAAAAATGAACATCTGATTTCAAATGTTTCAGCAGACAAGCCAGGGCTGGTTTTGGTCCCTACTGTTATTTCCACTGTCAATATTTCCAATATAGACATAAGCACCACTTCTGATTGTTTATCAATGTTGGCTGACTGGGAGGATGTGCCATTAATATCTGAATCACAAGATGATCAAAGTTCAGAATCTTCGAATTTGATGACTGACCTAAACAACGAGACTTTATTAATGGCGGGAGAAAGAATGGAGATGAATCACTCAAAAGTCATGAATTCAGCATCGGAAAGTGTTAGTGAAGATGTGTTAAATATGGAGACGCCAAAATCTATTCAGTACAGAAGCCCTGATACTACTATCTATGATACAGGGATGGGCTCAAGTAAGTTTTCTAATTCTTCTGAGTTTAAGCTCCCTCCCCCAAAGGCAAATATTTCTTCTGCTGATGCCTCAAATTGCAAAAATCTCTTTGCACATTCATCGGATGCTCCTAAGAGGAAACCTTCCAGTCCAAAATATCTTCCTCCAGCAAAAAAAGTACCCTTTGCAGTATACGAAGATAAAGATACTACTTCATCTTGTAATTCAAGTTTGCATGAGGTGTCTTTCACTGTTTTGAAATCCTCGGTCAACTTAAACCAATCTTTAAGGACTACCGAAACTGGGCGAGTGACCCCTCCGTTGTGTAAATGTGGCCGAAGAGCGAGAAGGCTCAGTGTTTCAAATGGTGGCCCCAATCATGGCAAAATATTCTATAGCTGCCCGGTTGGAAAACAGGAGGGGAGCAAAAAGAGCTGTGGTTATTTCAAATGGGAGCATAGCCTCCTAAAGGAGAAACTTACTTCTCCTTCGACTTCAAATGTCAGAGGGCTCTTTTGTCCTAGAACTAGTTGCAGTTCTTCAGGAAATTCTCAAAAGAGGCACCTGGGTCTCCGACCTTCTATGAGAACCTAG
- the ERI2 gene encoding ERI1 exoribonuclease 2 isoform X5, producing the protein MATKRLARQLGIIRRLSKTSLSDQSRDRPKLRQLFSYLIVIDFESTCWNDNRKCYTQEIIEFPAVLLNTSNGEMESEFHAYVQPQEHPILSEFCTELTGITQNQVDEGVPLRICLSQFSKWIQKLQTEKNIIFSSSHSSGAASEGQLCAFVTWSDWDLGVCLHYECKRKQLRKPAILNSWIDLRATYKVWMIPGILLALLGG; encoded by the exons ATGGCGACGAAGCGGTTGGCCAG ACAGCTTGGCATTATTAGAAGACTTTCCAAGACATCACTCAGTGACCAAAGTCGTGATAGACCCAAACTAC GGCAGTTATTCAGCTATTTAATTGTCATTGACTTCGAATCTACATGCTGGAATGATAACAGGAAATGTTACACTCAAGAAATAA TTGAATTTCCAGCAGTTTTATTAAATACCTCAAATGGAGAGATGGAATCTGAATTTCATGCATATGTCCAGCCTCAGGAACATCCAATTCTCTCTGAGTTTTGCACTGAACTAACTGGCATAACACAG aACCAAGTTGATGAAGGAGTCCCTCTGCGTATCTGTTTATCTCAGTTTTCCAAGTGGATTCAAAAGTTGCAAACGGAGAAGAACATTATTTTCAGCTCCAGTCATTCAAGTGGTGCTGCTTCAGAAGGCCAATTGTGTGCTTTTGTGACATGGTCAG ATTGGGACCTGGGAGTTTGCTTGCACTATGAATGTAAACGAAAACAGTTACGAAAGCCTGCCATTTTAAACTCTTGGATTGACCTCCGGGCAACTTACAAG GTATGGATGATTCCCGGAATACTGCTCGCCTTGCTTGGAGGATGA
- the ERI2 gene encoding ERI1 exoribonuclease 2 isoform X4, producing the protein MATKRLARQLGIIRRLSKTSLSDQSRDRPKLRQLFSYLIVIDFESTCWNDNRKCYTQEIIEFPAVLLNTSNGEMESEFHAYVQPQEHPILSEFCTELTGITQNQVDEGVPLRICLSQFSKWIQKLQTEKNIIFSSSHSSGAASEGQLCAFVTWSDWDLGVCLHYECKRKQLRKPAILNSWIDLRATYKLFYSRKPQGLNNALQDVGIVFAGREHSGMDDSRNTARLAWRMIRDGCVMKITKSLDKVSGFSPSHI; encoded by the exons ATGGCGACGAAGCGGTTGGCCAG ACAGCTTGGCATTATTAGAAGACTTTCCAAGACATCACTCAGTGACCAAAGTCGTGATAGACCCAAACTAC GGCAGTTATTCAGCTATTTAATTGTCATTGACTTCGAATCTACATGCTGGAATGATAACAGGAAATGTTACACTCAAGAAATAA TTGAATTTCCAGCAGTTTTATTAAATACCTCAAATGGAGAGATGGAATCTGAATTTCATGCATATGTCCAGCCTCAGGAACATCCAATTCTCTCTGAGTTTTGCACTGAACTAACTGGCATAACACAG aACCAAGTTGATGAAGGAGTCCCTCTGCGTATCTGTTTATCTCAGTTTTCCAAGTGGATTCAAAAGTTGCAAACGGAGAAGAACATTATTTTCAGCTCCAGTCATTCAAGTGGTGCTGCTTCAGAAGGCCAATTGTGTGCTTTTGTGACATGGTCAG ATTGGGACCTGGGAGTTTGCTTGCACTATGAATGTAAACGAAAACAGTTACGAAAGCCTGCCATTTTAAACTCTTGGATTGACCTCCGGGCAACTTACAAG CTCTTTTATTCTAGGAAGCCTCAAGGGTTAAATAATGCTCTGCAGGATGTAGGGATTGTATTTGCAGGACGGGAGCATTCTG GTATGGATGATTCCCGGAATACTGCTCGCCTTGCTTGGAGGATGATCCGTGATGGGTGTGTGATGAAAATCACTAAATCATTGGATAAGGTCAGTGGTTTTTCTCCTTCGCACATCTAA
- the ERI2 gene encoding ERI1 exoribonuclease 2 isoform X2, whose product MESEFHAYVQPQEHPILSEFCTELTGITQNQVDEGVPLRICLSQFSKWIQKLQTEKNIIFSSSHSSGAASEGQLCAFVTWSDWDLGVCLHYECKRKQLRKPAILNSWIDLRATYKLFYSRKPQGLNNALQDVGIVFAGREHSGMDDSRNTARLAWRMIRDGCVMKITKSLDKVPPPKNSIARFLSLKATSGPLLGSKDGAETSCLEKNRKDEVATEMKNNKENQQQMLAPVRLRGDTHVLSKTKANEHDLVPSCLNLYAGKQKSSLGHFQPSSSNSLNIQNGLKNEHLISNVSADKPGLVLVPTVISTVNISNIDISTTSDCLSMLADWEDVPLISESQDDQSSESSNLMTDLNNETLLMAGERMEMNHSKVMNSASESVSEDVLNMETPKSIQYRSPDTTIYDTGMGSSKFSNSSEFKLPPPKANISSADASNCKNLFAHSSDAPKRKPSSPKYLPPAKKVPFAVYEDKDTTSSCNSSLHEVSFTVLKSSVNLNQSLRTTETGRVTPPLCKCGRRARRLSVSNGGPNHGKIFYSCPVGKQEGSKKSCGYFKWEHSLLKEKLTSPSTSNVRGLFCPRTSCSSSGNSQKRHLGLRPSMRT is encoded by the exons ATGGAATCTGAATTTCATGCATATGTCCAGCCTCAGGAACATCCAATTCTCTCTGAGTTTTGCACTGAACTAACTGGCATAACACAG aACCAAGTTGATGAAGGAGTCCCTCTGCGTATCTGTTTATCTCAGTTTTCCAAGTGGATTCAAAAGTTGCAAACGGAGAAGAACATTATTTTCAGCTCCAGTCATTCAAGTGGTGCTGCTTCAGAAGGCCAATTGTGTGCTTTTGTGACATGGTCAG ATTGGGACCTGGGAGTTTGCTTGCACTATGAATGTAAACGAAAACAGTTACGAAAGCCTGCCATTTTAAACTCTTGGATTGACCTCCGGGCAACTTACAAG CTCTTTTATTCTAGGAAGCCTCAAGGGTTAAATAATGCTCTGCAGGATGTAGGGATTGTATTTGCAGGACGGGAGCATTCTG GTATGGATGATTCCCGGAATACTGCTCGCCTTGCTTGGAGGATGATCCGTGATGGGTGTGTGATGAAAATCACTAAATCATTGGATAAG GTGCCTCCCCCAAAGAATTCTATTGCCAGATTTTTGAGTTTGAAAGCTACATCTGGCCCACTTTTGGGAAGCAAGGATGGGGCAGAAACGTCATGTTTagagaagaacagaaaagatGAAGTTGccacagaaatgaaaaataacaaagaaaatcaACAGCAAATGCTCGCTCCTGTGCGTTTACGTGGGGATACCCACGTTCTCTCAAAAACCAAGGCAAACGAGCATGATCTGGTCCCAAGCTGCTTGAATCTCTATGCTGGAAAGCAAAAGTCTTCTCTTGGCCATTTTCAGCCTTCCTCCTCTAACTCTTTGAACATCCAGAATGGGCTAAAAAATGAACATCTGATTTCAAATGTTTCAGCAGACAAGCCAGGGCTGGTTTTGGTCCCTACTGTTATTTCCACTGTCAATATTTCCAATATAGACATAAGCACCACTTCTGATTGTTTATCAATGTTGGCTGACTGGGAGGATGTGCCATTAATATCTGAATCACAAGATGATCAAAGTTCAGAATCTTCGAATTTGATGACTGACCTAAACAACGAGACTTTATTAATGGCGGGAGAAAGAATGGAGATGAATCACTCAAAAGTCATGAATTCAGCATCGGAAAGTGTTAGTGAAGATGTGTTAAATATGGAGACGCCAAAATCTATTCAGTACAGAAGCCCTGATACTACTATCTATGATACAGGGATGGGCTCAAGTAAGTTTTCTAATTCTTCTGAGTTTAAGCTCCCTCCCCCAAAGGCAAATATTTCTTCTGCTGATGCCTCAAATTGCAAAAATCTCTTTGCACATTCATCGGATGCTCCTAAGAGGAAACCTTCCAGTCCAAAATATCTTCCTCCAGCAAAAAAAGTACCCTTTGCAGTATACGAAGATAAAGATACTACTTCATCTTGTAATTCAAGTTTGCATGAGGTGTCTTTCACTGTTTTGAAATCCTCGGTCAACTTAAACCAATCTTTAAGGACTACCGAAACTGGGCGAGTGACCCCTCCGTTGTGTAAATGTGGCCGAAGAGCGAGAAGGCTCAGTGTTTCAAATGGTGGCCCCAATCATGGCAAAATATTCTATAGCTGCCCGGTTGGAAAACAGGAGGGGAGCAAAAAGAGCTGTGGTTATTTCAAATGGGAGCATAGCCTCCTAAAGGAGAAACTTACTTCTCCTTCGACTTCAAATGTCAGAGGGCTCTTTTGTCCTAGAACTAGTTGCAGTTCTTCAGGAAATTCTCAAAAGAGGCACCTGGGTCTCCGACCTTCTATGAGAACCTAG
- the ERI2 gene encoding ERI1 exoribonuclease 2 isoform X3, with the protein MDDSRNTARLAWRMIRDGCVMKITKSLDKVPPPKNSIARFLSLKATSGPLLGSKDGAETSCLEKNRKDEVATEMKNNKENQQQMLAPVRLRGDTHVLSKTKANEHDLVPSCLNLYAGKQKSSLGHFQPSSSNSLNIQNGLKNEHLISNVSADKPGLVLVPTVISTVNISNIDISTTSDCLSMLADWEDVPLISESQDDQSSESSNLMTDLNNETLLMAGERMEMNHSKVMNSASESVSEDVLNMETPKSIQYRSPDTTIYDTGMGSSKFSNSSEFKLPPPKANISSADASNCKNLFAHSSDAPKRKPSSPKYLPPAKKVPFAVYEDKDTTSSCNSSLHEVSFTVLKSSVNLNQSLRTTETGRVTPPLCKCGRRARRLSVSNGGPNHGKIFYSCPVGKQEGSKKSCGYFKWEHSLLKEKLTSPSTSNVRGLFCPRTSCSSSGNSQKRHLGLRPSMRT; encoded by the exons ATGGATGATTCCCGGAATACTGCTCGCCTTGCTTGGAGGATGATCCGTGATGGGTGTGTGATGAAAATCACTAAATCATTGGATAAG GTGCCTCCCCCAAAGAATTCTATTGCCAGATTTTTGAGTTTGAAAGCTACATCTGGCCCACTTTTGGGAAGCAAGGATGGGGCAGAAACGTCATGTTTagagaagaacagaaaagatGAAGTTGccacagaaatgaaaaataacaaagaaaatcaACAGCAAATGCTCGCTCCTGTGCGTTTACGTGGGGATACCCACGTTCTCTCAAAAACCAAGGCAAACGAGCATGATCTGGTCCCAAGCTGCTTGAATCTCTATGCTGGAAAGCAAAAGTCTTCTCTTGGCCATTTTCAGCCTTCCTCCTCTAACTCTTTGAACATCCAGAATGGGCTAAAAAATGAACATCTGATTTCAAATGTTTCAGCAGACAAGCCAGGGCTGGTTTTGGTCCCTACTGTTATTTCCACTGTCAATATTTCCAATATAGACATAAGCACCACTTCTGATTGTTTATCAATGTTGGCTGACTGGGAGGATGTGCCATTAATATCTGAATCACAAGATGATCAAAGTTCAGAATCTTCGAATTTGATGACTGACCTAAACAACGAGACTTTATTAATGGCGGGAGAAAGAATGGAGATGAATCACTCAAAAGTCATGAATTCAGCATCGGAAAGTGTTAGTGAAGATGTGTTAAATATGGAGACGCCAAAATCTATTCAGTACAGAAGCCCTGATACTACTATCTATGATACAGGGATGGGCTCAAGTAAGTTTTCTAATTCTTCTGAGTTTAAGCTCCCTCCCCCAAAGGCAAATATTTCTTCTGCTGATGCCTCAAATTGCAAAAATCTCTTTGCACATTCATCGGATGCTCCTAAGAGGAAACCTTCCAGTCCAAAATATCTTCCTCCAGCAAAAAAAGTACCCTTTGCAGTATACGAAGATAAAGATACTACTTCATCTTGTAATTCAAGTTTGCATGAGGTGTCTTTCACTGTTTTGAAATCCTCGGTCAACTTAAACCAATCTTTAAGGACTACCGAAACTGGGCGAGTGACCCCTCCGTTGTGTAAATGTGGCCGAAGAGCGAGAAGGCTCAGTGTTTCAAATGGTGGCCCCAATCATGGCAAAATATTCTATAGCTGCCCGGTTGGAAAACAGGAGGGGAGCAAAAAGAGCTGTGGTTATTTCAAATGGGAGCATAGCCTCCTAAAGGAGAAACTTACTTCTCCTTCGACTTCAAATGTCAGAGGGCTCTTTTGTCCTAGAACTAGTTGCAGTTCTTCAGGAAATTCTCAAAAGAGGCACCTGGGTCTCCGACCTTCTATGAGAACCTAG
- the LOC110082218 gene encoding acyl-coenzyme A synthetase ACSM3, mitochondrial, producing MMAFIALTTLQKGVVWKILQRLGLASTRCFSKHQLARAGQNFSDYESIHLEYKPEVPEFFNFAKDVVDKWAEAEMGGRRPSNPALWWVSEEGDQVQWSFVEMALASKKAARVLSEQCGLQKGDRVILILPRIPEWWLLNVACIRTGTILIPGTTQLTEKDLLYRLKASKARCIITDHILAPTVEAVASKCPSLECKLIVSQEPREGWLHFNDLLKIAPAEHSCTATKSHEPMAIYFTSGSTGTPKMTEHSHGSHGLGLGVNGKYWLDLTPLDVMWNTSDTGWAKSAWSSVFAPWIQGACVFVHSMPRFEPKPVLETLSRFPVTTFCSPPTAYRMLVHHNLSSYKFHSLKHCLSAGEPMNPEVMEEWKEETGLDIYEGYGQTETVLVCGTFKGMRIKPGSMGKPSPAYDTQIIDEDGNIVPPGREGDIAIRIKPNRPFCLFIQYADDPERTASTIRGSFYVTGDRGMRDEEGYFWFIGRADDVINSAGYRIGPFEVESALIEHPSVVESAVVSSPDPVRGEVVKAFVVLAPDYASHNPEALIKELQDHVKKVTAPYKYPRKVEFVPHLPKTISGKIKRNELRKKEWGKL from the exons ATGATGGCCTTCATCGCTTTGACGACACTACAGAAAGGTGTGGTTTGGAAGATTCTTCAGAGACTGGGCTTAGCTTCTACAAGATGCTTCAGCAAACACCAGCTAGCCCGAGCGGGGCAGAATTTTTCAGACTACGAATCCATCCATCTAGAGTATAAGCCAGAAGTGCCAGAGTTCTTCAACTTTGCCAAAGATGTGGTGGATAAATGGGCCGAGGCAGAAATG GGAGGAAGGCGGCCTTCGAATCCGGCTTTGTGGTGGGTCAGCGAGGAAGGAGACCAAGTTCAGTGGAGCTTTGTCGAGATGGCTCTCGCGTCCAAGAAAGCAGCCCGGGTGCTTTCGGAACAGTGTGGCCTGCAGAAGGGAGATCGAGTGATCTTAATTCTGCCCCGAATCCCAGAATGGTGGCTCTTGAACGTGGCTTGCATCCGAACAG GAACAATCCTTATTCCTGGGACAACGCAGCTGACCGAGAAAGATCTTCTCTACCGACTAAAGGCATCTAAGGCTAGGTGTATAATTACAGACCACATTCTGGCCCCGACTGTAGAGGCGGTTGCTTCcaaatgcccatctctagaatgTAAACTAATTGTGTCACAGGAACCTAGGGAAGGCTGGCTGCACTTCAACGACTTGTTGAA AATTGCACCTGCTGAGCACAGCTGTACAGCCACCAAGAGCCATGAGCCCATGGCAATCTACTTCACCAGTGGCTCAACCGGCACTCCCAAAATGACCGAACATTCTCATGGCAGTCACGGACTTGGACTCGGTGTAAATGGAAA ATATTGGCTTGATTTGACCCCCTTGGACGTAATGTGGAACACGTCAGACACAGGCTGGGCAAAATCAGCATGGagcagtgtttttgcaccctggATCCAAGGAGCGTGTGTGTTTGTACACAGCATGCCACGTTTTGAGCCAAAGCCTGTCCTAGAG ACTCTGTCAAGGTTTCCGGTAACAACATTCTGTTCTCCTCCAACAGCTTATCGGATGCTGGTTCATCACAATTTAAGCAG TTACAAATTCCACAGCCTGAAACACTGTCTGAGTGCGGGAGAACCCATGAACCCTGAAGTGATGgaggaatggaaggaagaaaCGGGGCTTGACATCTATGAAGGCTACGGGCAGACCGAAACG GTGCTGGTTTGTGGAACTTTCAAAGGGATGAGGATTAAACCGGGTTCCATGGGGAAACCTTCTCCTGCTTATGACACTCAG ATAATAGATGAGGACGGAAACATTGTGCCCCCTGGAAGAGAAGGAGACATTGCTATCCGAATAAAACCGAACAGGCCATTTTGCCTTTTCATTCAATATGCG GACGATCCAGAAAGAACAGCTTCAACCATTCGTGGGAGCTTCTATGTCACTGGGGACAGAGGGATGAGGGATGAAGAAGGCTACTTCTGGTTCATAGGAAGagcagatgatgtcatcaattCTGCTGG ataCCGGATTGGGCCATTTGAAGTGGAAAGCGCTTTGATAGAGCATCCCTCTGTGGTAGAATCAGCAGTCGTTAGCAGCCCAGATCCCGTCAGAGGAgag GTTGTGAAAGCTTTTGTGGTTTTGGCACCAGACTATGCGTCCCATAATCCAGAAGCACTGATTAaggaactacaggaccatgtcaAAAAGGTCACTGCTCCCTACAAGTATCCTAGAAAG GTGGAGTTTGTGCCACATCTGCCAAAGACGATCAGTGGGAAAATCAAGAGAAATGAACTGCGCAAGAAAGAGTGGGGGAAGCTTTAG